The Lacipirellula parvula genome window below encodes:
- a CDS encoding 2-oxoglutarate dehydrogenase E1 component, translating to MATPAADVDGPQLQLNSQSLDYVEQLYALYQDNPDAAPADWRALFGELANGTDRKSSATKLTAQALPAPVVDARLADPTLAASQLGEPKLVLESHRVPGLAPPTAPFSPAYPVNGNGSGNGKHEELAARQERVDQLIRNYRVRGHIISDIDPLDQFRPRPPELDPAYYGFTEADYDRVFSTRTMQGPKQRTLREIVSWLQNTYCRAIGVQFMHIDDLVIREWLQSRMEETENRTELSRDEQLRILKKLNEAASFEQFLQTKFTGAKSFSLEGGESLIPLLDMALEKAGNDGINEVVIAMAHRGRLNVLANVIGKRPREIFREFMDLESPQRTGPGDVKYHLGYSGDWVTGKGNKVHLSLCFNPSHLEYVDGVAMGRMRAKQDRYGDAQRQKGMVVLVHGDAAFAGEGVVQEILNMSELPGYRVGGTLHVIVNNQIGFTTTPIEARSSAYATDVAKLLQIPIFHVNGEDPEAVAQAVRLALDFRKEFQRDAVIDMYCYRQRGHNEGDEPSFTQPLMYQAIGAQNSVREGYLKRLLALGGITADEAEQIAKDRHAKLEADFASAKARDFQLANPTPTGPWANYYGGPFEKAPNVVTGVEQERLVELLEKLTVVPEGFHIHPKLVRAMERKRQMAAGEEPLDWATAESLAFASLAAQGVRIRLSGQDCERGTFSQRHAVLHDVKDGNKFMPLAHLSPDQGPVEIVNSPLSEAGVLGFDYGYSLDCPEGLVAWEAQFGDFANAGQVIIDQFIASAEVKWRRLSGLTLLLPHGFEGQGPEHSSARLERFLTLAADDNIQVVCPTTPAQYFHCLRRQVVRPWRKPLVIMTPKSLLRHKECVSTMAELSRGRFHGVLPESTSRLSDRDTRVILCSGKVYFDLRARRQQLGIDGPPIIRIEQLYPLPMNQLLAALAPLPKGTPLVWVQEEPENMGAWRFLRSMWDDSLCLQYPLKCISRPASASPATGSKTAHEREQAELVDRALLRE from the coding sequence ATGGCCACCCCCGCCGCGGACGTCGACGGTCCGCAACTTCAACTCAATAGTCAGAGCCTCGACTACGTCGAACAGCTCTACGCTCTTTATCAAGACAATCCCGACGCTGCGCCGGCCGACTGGCGTGCGCTGTTCGGAGAATTGGCCAACGGGACGGATCGCAAGTCCTCCGCGACGAAGCTGACCGCGCAAGCGTTACCCGCGCCGGTAGTCGACGCGCGGCTTGCTGATCCAACGCTGGCCGCGTCGCAATTGGGCGAGCCGAAGCTGGTGCTCGAATCGCATCGCGTGCCGGGGCTCGCTCCGCCGACGGCGCCGTTCAGCCCCGCCTACCCGGTGAACGGGAACGGCAGCGGCAACGGGAAGCACGAAGAATTGGCCGCGCGGCAAGAGCGCGTTGATCAGCTGATTCGAAACTATCGGGTCCGCGGTCACATCATCTCGGACATCGACCCGCTCGATCAGTTCCGTCCGCGGCCGCCGGAACTCGACCCCGCCTACTACGGGTTCACCGAAGCCGATTACGATCGGGTCTTCTCGACCCGCACGATGCAGGGGCCGAAGCAGCGGACGCTCCGTGAGATCGTCAGCTGGCTGCAAAATACCTACTGCCGGGCGATCGGCGTGCAGTTTATGCACATCGACGACTTGGTGATTCGCGAGTGGCTGCAGTCGCGGATGGAAGAGACGGAGAATCGCACGGAACTCTCGCGCGACGAGCAGCTCCGCATTCTCAAGAAGCTGAACGAAGCCGCTTCATTCGAGCAGTTCCTGCAGACGAAGTTCACCGGCGCCAAGAGCTTTTCGCTCGAAGGGGGCGAGAGCCTCATTCCGCTGCTCGATATGGCCCTGGAAAAGGCGGGCAACGACGGCATCAACGAAGTCGTTATCGCGATGGCCCACCGTGGCCGCCTGAACGTGCTGGCCAACGTTATCGGCAAGCGCCCCCGCGAGATCTTCCGCGAATTCATGGACCTGGAGTCGCCGCAGCGTACCGGCCCGGGCGACGTGAAGTACCATCTCGGCTACTCGGGCGATTGGGTCACAGGCAAGGGAAACAAGGTTCACTTGTCGCTCTGCTTCAACCCGAGCCATCTGGAGTACGTCGACGGCGTGGCGATGGGCCGCATGCGGGCCAAGCAAGATCGCTACGGCGACGCGCAGCGTCAAAAGGGGATGGTCGTCCTCGTCCACGGCGACGCGGCGTTCGCTGGCGAAGGCGTGGTGCAAGAAATCCTCAACATGAGCGAGCTGCCCGGTTATCGGGTCGGCGGCACGCTCCATGTGATCGTGAATAATCAAATCGGCTTCACGACGACGCCGATTGAAGCCCGCTCGAGCGCCTACGCGACCGACGTGGCAAAGCTGCTGCAAATTCCGATCTTCCACGTCAACGGCGAAGACCCTGAGGCGGTTGCCCAGGCCGTTCGCCTGGCGCTCGACTTCCGCAAGGAATTCCAACGCGACGCGGTGATCGACATGTACTGCTACCGTCAGCGCGGTCACAACGAAGGCGATGAGCCGTCGTTCACCCAGCCGCTGATGTACCAGGCGATCGGCGCGCAAAATTCGGTGCGAGAAGGCTACCTGAAGCGCCTGCTTGCGCTCGGAGGCATTACCGCCGACGAAGCGGAGCAGATTGCGAAGGATCGTCACGCGAAGCTCGAAGCTGACTTCGCCTCGGCGAAGGCCCGCGACTTTCAATTGGCCAACCCGACGCCGACCGGCCCCTGGGCCAACTACTACGGCGGACCGTTTGAGAAGGCGCCGAACGTCGTCACTGGCGTCGAGCAAGAGCGGCTGGTCGAATTGCTTGAAAAGCTGACCGTCGTGCCGGAAGGTTTCCACATCCATCCGAAGCTCGTGCGGGCGATGGAGCGGAAGCGGCAGATGGCCGCTGGCGAAGAGCCGCTCGATTGGGCTACGGCTGAATCGCTCGCGTTCGCCAGCTTGGCGGCGCAGGGCGTTCGCATTCGCCTGAGCGGTCAGGATTGCGAGCGCGGCACGTTCAGCCAGCGTCACGCGGTGTTGCACGACGTGAAGGACGGCAACAAGTTCATGCCGCTCGCCCACCTGTCGCCCGATCAGGGGCCGGTGGAAATCGTCAACAGCCCGTTGTCGGAAGCAGGCGTGCTCGGCTTCGATTACGGTTACAGTCTCGACTGCCCCGAAGGGCTCGTGGCGTGGGAAGCCCAGTTCGGCGACTTCGCCAACGCGGGCCAGGTGATTATCGACCAGTTCATCGCGAGCGCTGAAGTGAAGTGGCGTCGCCTGAGCGGGTTGACGCTCCTCCTGCCGCACGGTTTTGAAGGACAGGGGCCAGAGCACTCGAGCGCTCGGCTTGAGCGATTCCTCACCCTCGCGGCCGACGACAACATTCAAGTCGTTTGCCCGACGACGCCGGCGCAGTATTTCCACTGCCTCCGTCGGCAGGTGGTTCGCCCGTGGCGGAAGCCGCTGGTGATCATGACGCCGAAGAGCTTGCTTCGTCACAAAGAGTGCGTCTCGACGATGGCCGAGCTGTCGCGCGGCCGCTTCCACGGCGTGTTGCCGGAGTCGACGAGCCGGCTGAGCGATCGCGACACCCGCGTCATCCTTTGCTCGGGCAAAGTCTACTTCGACCTGCGGGCGCGTCGTCAGCAACTCGGTATCGATGGGCCGCCGATCATCCGCATCGAGCAGCTTTACCCGCTGCCGATGAATCAGCTGCTCGCCGCGTTGGCTCCGCTGCCGAAGGGGACGCCGCTGGTGTGGGTGCAAGAAGAGCCGGAAAACATGGGCGCCTGGCGGTTCCTGCGTTCGATGTGGGACGACAGCCTCTGCCTGCAATACCCGCTTAAGTGCATTAGCCGCCCCGCATCGGCTTCGCCGGCCACTGGTTCGAAGACGGCTCACGAGCGTGAGCAGGCTGAACTAGTCGATCGCGCTCTGCTGCGTGAATAA
- a CDS encoding kelch repeat-containing protein yields MSLSAVRFRFALALSALCFAVGQAQAHFPWLAVDGEGRALVFFGESPEERNYHLPEALAEAKLAARVGDEAADVALETLEEDDFVGRRSEKPVAEDAVLELTAQYGIYHGMLLTYYAKEIPGTTVAAWEKAGPSKGLKLDVSPKASDEGLALLVTWEGQPLEGAGIALTDSKGDTQEAKTDAKGIATFKEPAAGPVSAITSYMKKGEKGEHEGKAYTSVGNYGTLLFNHKSATAEKKNPHGHAHGGHGGHGGHGQNAKKKPVSDEALSAYPALPEAVSSFGAAVSDGYLYVYSGHTGGEHEHSKDNLSQKFLRIKLDGGKEWEELPMETPLQGLPLVAHNGKLYRVGGLNAKNADGEDEDLHSVAEFSSFDPATKKWTALAPLPEARSSHDAVVIGDKLYVVGGWTLDGDRKGTWLDTAWAFDLTNPQGKWEAIAKPNFRRRALAAAQWNGKLIALGGMDADVNISRQVSLLDPTTGEWTELAELPGEDMDGFGASAWNLDGKLFASGTQDSLYRLSDDGKSWEAVVELKQPRFFHRLVPAGGAKLLSIAGASFDGHLANIEEMSTAGQAKKTN; encoded by the coding sequence ATGTCTCTCTCGGCGGTTCGTTTCCGCTTTGCTCTGGCCCTGTCCGCGCTGTGCTTTGCAGTTGGTCAGGCTCAGGCCCACTTCCCTTGGCTGGCCGTTGACGGCGAAGGTCGAGCGCTGGTGTTCTTCGGCGAGAGCCCTGAAGAACGGAACTATCATCTGCCCGAAGCCCTTGCCGAGGCGAAGCTGGCGGCCCGCGTCGGTGACGAGGCGGCCGATGTCGCGCTCGAGACCCTCGAAGAGGACGATTTTGTGGGTCGCCGCTCGGAGAAGCCGGTCGCCGAAGACGCGGTCCTGGAACTGACCGCTCAATACGGCATCTACCACGGCATGCTGCTGACCTACTACGCGAAGGAAATCCCGGGCACGACCGTCGCCGCCTGGGAAAAGGCCGGCCCGTCGAAGGGGCTGAAGCTGGACGTTTCGCCGAAGGCTTCGGATGAAGGTCTTGCGCTGCTCGTCACGTGGGAAGGCCAGCCGCTGGAAGGCGCCGGCATCGCACTGACCGATTCAAAGGGCGACACGCAAGAAGCGAAGACCGACGCCAAGGGCATCGCTACCTTCAAGGAACCGGCCGCCGGTCCGGTGAGCGCCATCACCAGCTACATGAAGAAGGGTGAAAAAGGCGAGCACGAAGGCAAGGCCTACACGAGCGTCGGCAACTACGGCACGCTCCTCTTCAACCACAAGAGTGCGACCGCGGAGAAGAAGAACCCGCACGGCCACGCCCATGGGGGCCACGGCGGCCATGGCGGTCACGGTCAGAATGCGAAGAAGAAGCCTGTTTCCGACGAAGCGCTGAGCGCCTACCCTGCCCTGCCGGAAGCCGTGTCGAGCTTCGGCGCCGCGGTGAGCGACGGATACCTCTACGTTTACAGCGGCCACACCGGCGGCGAGCACGAGCACTCGAAGGACAACCTGTCGCAGAAGTTCCTCCGCATCAAGCTCGACGGCGGCAAGGAATGGGAAGAGCTTCCCATGGAAACGCCGCTGCAAGGCCTGCCGCTCGTGGCCCACAACGGCAAGCTGTACCGCGTCGGCGGGTTGAACGCCAAGAACGCCGACGGCGAAGATGAGGATCTCCACTCGGTCGCCGAGTTCTCGAGCTTCGACCCGGCCACGAAGAAGTGGACGGCCCTCGCCCCGCTGCCGGAAGCCCGCTCGTCGCACGACGCCGTGGTGATCGGCGACAAGCTGTACGTCGTTGGAGGCTGGACGCTCGATGGCGACCGCAAGGGGACCTGGCTCGACACGGCCTGGGCGTTCGACCTGACGAATCCGCAAGGTAAGTGGGAAGCGATCGCGAAGCCGAACTTCCGTCGCCGCGCGCTCGCCGCCGCTCAGTGGAACGGCAAGCTGATCGCCCTCGGGGGGATGGACGCCGACGTCAACATCTCGCGGCAAGTGAGCCTGCTCGACCCCACGACCGGCGAATGGACCGAACTGGCGGAGCTGCCGGGAGAGGACATGGACGGCTTCGGCGCCTCGGCGTGGAACCTGGACGGCAAGCTGTTCGCCAGCGGCACGCAAGATTCGCTCTATCGCCTCTCCGACGACGGCAAGTCGTGGGAAGCGGTCGTCGAACTGAAGCAGCCGCGGTTCTTCCACCGGTTGGTTCCAGCCGGCGGGGCGAAGCTGTTGTCGATCGCGGGCGCCTCGTTTGACGGGCACTTGGCGAACATCGAAGAGATGTCGACCGCCGGCCAAGCGAAGAAGACCAACTAG
- a CDS encoding DUF1559 domain-containing protein gives MQQGSRPNRGFTLVELLVAIAIIGALVALLLPAVQAAREAARRTSCRNNLKQIGLATLNFETAQKTLPPPQVLGSGGGLAAGDTFYEHLGSTFILLLPYLEQGGLYAQYDITQEPTAQDLANGVNNRKFTETSQPMYLCPGMNLPRSVPDACGEKLGPGSYMISTRVMYKPEALLNGAFTAPPATTGKRYDLGIEAITDGTTHTLLVGETNYAWESYHWDTHYESSCTSTSGSCYGDFTWAQGYWHHAYGHLGLMTGQPANYNFNDSNREWDTRFRTTFRSDHPGGVQFVLLDGSVQFIRTEIDRDAMTALVTRTGEEANPEIN, from the coding sequence ATGCAACAGGGAAGCCGACCGAATCGCGGGTTCACGCTCGTCGAGTTGCTTGTAGCGATCGCCATTATTGGCGCGCTCGTGGCGTTGTTGCTTCCAGCAGTGCAAGCGGCTCGCGAAGCGGCGCGGCGGACGTCTTGTCGCAACAATCTGAAGCAAATCGGGCTGGCGACGTTGAACTTTGAAACGGCGCAGAAGACGCTGCCGCCTCCGCAAGTGCTCGGCTCGGGCGGTGGTCTGGCTGCGGGCGATACCTTCTACGAGCACCTGGGAAGCACCTTCATCTTGCTCCTGCCCTACTTGGAGCAAGGCGGTCTTTACGCGCAGTACGACATTACGCAGGAGCCTACGGCGCAAGATCTCGCTAACGGCGTCAATAACCGCAAGTTCACCGAAACGTCTCAGCCGATGTATCTCTGCCCTGGCATGAATCTGCCGCGCAGCGTTCCGGATGCGTGCGGCGAAAAGTTGGGGCCGGGCAGCTACATGATCAGCACGCGCGTCATGTACAAGCCGGAGGCCCTGTTGAACGGGGCGTTCACCGCTCCTCCCGCGACGACGGGCAAACGCTACGATCTGGGCATTGAGGCGATTACCGACGGGACGACCCATACGCTGCTGGTTGGCGAAACCAACTACGCATGGGAGAGTTATCACTGGGATACCCACTACGAATCGAGCTGCACGAGCACGAGCGGGTCTTGCTACGGCGATTTCACTTGGGCCCAGGGATACTGGCACCATGCTTACGGGCATTTGGGGCTGATGACCGGCCAGCCGGCGAATTACAATTTCAACGATTCCAATCGTGAATGGGATACCCGCTTCCGCACGACGTTCCGGAGCGATCATCCGGGCGGCGTGCAGTTTGTGCTGCTCGACGGTTCCGTGCAGTTCATCCGCACCGAGATCGATCGCGATGCGATGACGGCGCTGGTAACCCGCACCGGCGAAGAAGCCAATCCTGAAATCAATTAG
- a CDS encoding dockerin type I domain-containing protein, giving the protein MNHPAQSSRPHAALLTFAWTALVIAASCTCIAKTASAQTIDYFNDLPEIQMWTYPVPSGNGPGSVRDRGSMFVAYSETQDGTPTFFQGTGSEPTRRGSILVAANTSTTVPVVAPSRYKINSLKIKMTLLGSLILPEFGYTLAYDGTLDESAAVVAGTDSDVDHPIEMYGVAFNNGLTTFGFGSNPPAGTYSLRQPRWVGSTPYNYYAVDLNGRDAENSLVGGYSATEPSHTTAPFTPSPFAIGKAYTSQGTELQPGDMLDSGDVFEFVPNLSNPAVLAYIQNSLAQGHLGFTFSSLFEPDGQSSSVSYPDFYLDDLDVGANPNGAGPTIAMNVTILPAGPAGLAGDYNGNGSVDGADFLAWQRSFGTAATPAGSGADGNGNGSIDAGDLTVWKEHFGQTTNTPVVSVPEPTAGLLAMCGAAALLRGRRSRFSSR; this is encoded by the coding sequence ATGAATCACCCTGCACAGAGTAGCCGCCCGCACGCCGCACTGCTGACGTTCGCTTGGACGGCGCTAGTGATTGCGGCGTCATGCACTTGCATCGCGAAGACGGCATCGGCGCAGACGATCGACTACTTCAACGACCTTCCCGAAATCCAGATGTGGACGTACCCGGTGCCGAGCGGGAACGGGCCCGGCTCAGTTCGCGATCGCGGGTCGATGTTCGTCGCTTACTCAGAGACGCAGGACGGCACGCCGACTTTCTTTCAGGGGACCGGCTCTGAACCAACTCGTCGCGGCAGCATCTTGGTCGCTGCCAACACCTCGACGACCGTGCCGGTGGTTGCTCCGTCGCGATACAAGATCAATTCGCTGAAAATCAAGATGACCCTGCTGGGGTCGCTGATTCTCCCTGAATTCGGCTACACGCTGGCGTACGACGGCACGCTCGACGAATCAGCCGCCGTTGTGGCGGGGACGGACAGTGACGTCGATCACCCGATCGAAATGTACGGCGTCGCATTCAACAACGGCCTGACGACGTTCGGCTTCGGCTCCAATCCGCCTGCCGGGACGTATTCGCTCCGGCAGCCGCGCTGGGTCGGCTCGACTCCGTACAACTACTATGCAGTCGACTTGAACGGCCGCGATGCGGAGAACTCGCTCGTCGGCGGCTACAGCGCGACGGAACCGAGCCATACGACGGCGCCATTCACGCCGTCGCCGTTTGCGATCGGCAAGGCGTACACCAGCCAAGGGACGGAACTGCAGCCCGGCGACATGCTAGACAGCGGCGACGTGTTCGAGTTCGTCCCCAATCTGAGCAATCCGGCGGTTTTGGCCTACATTCAGAACTCCCTTGCTCAAGGGCATCTGGGCTTTACGTTTTCGTCATTGTTCGAACCGGATGGACAAAGCAGCTCCGTCTCCTATCCTGACTTTTACCTGGATGATCTCGACGTCGGCGCCAACCCCAACGGCGCTGGTCCGACGATCGCCATGAACGTGACGATTCTTCCCGCGGGACCTGCAGGACTTGCCGGCGACTACAACGGGAATGGCTCGGTCGATGGAGCCGACTTCTTAGCCTGGCAGCGCAGCTTTGGGACCGCGGCGACGCCCGCCGGGTCTGGCGCGGATGGCAACGGAAACGGAAGCATTGACGCGGGCGACCTGACAGTTTGGAAGGAACACTTCGGGCAAACGACCAACACGCCGGTCGTTTCGGTCCCGGAACCGACCGCCGGCTTGCTGGCTATGTGCGGCGCCGCGGCATTGCTGCGAGGCCGTCGGTCACGATTTTCCTCTCGGTAG
- a CDS encoding PEP-CTERM sorting domain-containing protein encodes MIRRFALALIACAAIFAVANVGLANTLFTDQAVPSTGSFEWDNFVVTTNAVSDYSASHAPNLSSGVGAATVKGGVVPPPTFAPPAQVATGSLYTGSSKGRFTTSLTGASTTDANTTIVLQIAFDSAGNNSITNSTLLLNSTAPTEFVDRGVASGFHYYWAEWQLPAAAAYTALFDTAANHSALAGVQLDYYNGAATFNAVAPAIVPEPATLAMAGLGLVGFAALRRRIAA; translated from the coding sequence ATGATTCGCCGCTTTGCTCTCGCCTTGATCGCTTGCGCCGCCATATTCGCCGTTGCGAACGTCGGTCTGGCCAACACGCTATTCACCGATCAGGCCGTTCCTTCGACTGGTTCGTTCGAATGGGACAATTTCGTCGTGACGACAAACGCCGTCTCCGACTACTCGGCGTCGCATGCTCCGAACCTGTCGTCCGGCGTTGGCGCCGCGACGGTGAAGGGCGGCGTGGTTCCTCCGCCGACGTTCGCTCCGCCGGCCCAGGTGGCGACCGGTTCGCTGTACACGGGCAGCAGCAAGGGCCGTTTCACTACCTCGCTGACCGGCGCCTCGACCACCGACGCCAACACGACGATTGTGCTGCAAATCGCCTTTGACTCGGCGGGCAACAACTCGATCACCAACTCGACGCTGCTGCTCAATAGCACCGCCCCGACGGAATTCGTCGACCGCGGCGTTGCCAGCGGGTTCCACTACTACTGGGCCGAGTGGCAACTTCCGGCTGCTGCGGCGTACACCGCCCTCTTCGATACCGCCGCCAACCATTCGGCGCTCGCGGGGGTGCAGCTCGATTACTACAACGGCGCGGCGACGTTCAACGCCGTCGCACCGGCCATCGTTCCTGAACCGGCGACGCTCGCGATGGCCGGCCTCGGGCTGGTCGGCTTCGCCGCGCTCCGTCGCCGGATCGCCGCCTGA
- a CDS encoding tetratricopeptide repeat protein — MTEPATKPDAARRAADLYERGFSRAAIDVLEAELRLQPEAGALWRLRAIMLQREGRLDEAFDNIQRALALVPLGYEGLLVLAAGYLRQGHRASAASLLTDLTADGDFPAELWEPLYNSLCAIERWQAALAVCRRAARLRPDDDGICFAAANTLARLGRPPQLSLAMLRRAIGLNSAEPRYRIALSMQLVRMGQIDEAYRTFCEMTRDEVEGIGCRCCLQKALQLCIDRGDAGRSSWLASRLAIISLAKRSAAGPNSQAQGGQA; from the coding sequence ATGACCGAGCCGGCGACCAAGCCAGACGCCGCACGACGGGCGGCCGACCTCTACGAACGCGGTTTTTCGCGGGCGGCGATCGACGTCCTCGAGGCGGAGCTCCGCCTCCAGCCCGAAGCTGGGGCCCTGTGGCGGCTGCGCGCGATCATGCTCCAGCGCGAAGGGCGCCTCGACGAGGCGTTCGACAACATCCAGCGGGCCCTCGCCCTAGTTCCGCTCGGCTATGAGGGGTTGCTTGTGCTGGCTGCCGGTTACTTGCGGCAAGGGCATCGGGCCTCCGCGGCGAGCTTACTCACCGACCTAACGGCCGACGGCGACTTCCCCGCGGAGCTGTGGGAACCGCTTTACAACTCGCTCTGCGCGATCGAACGCTGGCAGGCGGCGCTGGCTGTCTGCCGTCGCGCGGCGCGGCTACGGCCCGACGACGACGGCATATGTTTCGCCGCCGCGAATACGCTGGCCCGCCTTGGCCGCCCGCCGCAACTGTCGCTCGCTATGCTGCGGCGGGCGATTGGGCTCAACTCCGCCGAGCCGCGTTACCGCATCGCGCTCTCAATGCAGCTCGTGCGCATGGGACAGATCGACGAAGCCTACCGTACGTTCTGCGAAATGACGCGCGACGAGGTCGAAGGAATCGGCTGCCGCTGCTGCCTGCAGAAGGCCCTGCAACTCTGCATCGATCGCGGCGACGCCGGCCGGTCATCGTGGTTGGCCAGCCGGCTGGCGATAATCTCGCTCGCCAAACGGAGCGCAGCGGGGCCAAACTCGCAGGCGCAAGGGGGACAAGCATGA
- the hemP gene encoding hemin uptake protein HemP, with protein sequence MTESFTPPLTPVVPSEPPSEPRNLQSAELFQGARVVEITHAGETYRLLLTRNNRLILQK encoded by the coding sequence ATGACCGAGTCGTTCACCCCGCCGCTCACGCCGGTCGTTCCCTCCGAGCCACCGAGCGAGCCGCGCAACCTGCAGTCTGCCGAGCTGTTTCAAGGCGCGCGCGTCGTTGAAATCACCCACGCGGGCGAAACCTACCGGCTGTTGTTGACGCGGAACAATCGCCTTATTCTGCAGAAGTAA